The Gossypium raimondii isolate GPD5lz chromosome 2, ASM2569854v1, whole genome shotgun sequence genome segment catgccataggatttatGAGTACACTCACCTTATTGATATGTTATTTGTAAGCAATAAGGCTCTAGGTGGACTGatttggagtagataagggagtgttAAGCTTGTGTCTCCACTTAACGAGACTGATTTGAGGCGATATAATGAGAGCGTGTGGCCTAGGCCTGCTCAACCCAGGACTAATTCTGATTCTGATTGGGAGTAAGGAGATCCGTTTATCCGATGTATGATCACTCGATTAAGCCATGATTGTATATGTcaatataaatgtatgaaatgttatatgctAAACTGATGATTATATGCcatgattaattatgatttttgatacAAGGTTGAGCATATGACATTGAACTATTATGAATTGATATTGTGATTgaaaatttgtatttgattGGTTTCAATTTAAGCATGATTTGGGTGCTAATTTACTCGtcattttattaacattcactgagctttttaatTTTACACCTTCACATTCATGCAGTTAACCGATGGGATTGAGGAGCTGAGGAGTCGAGCAAGAGAGTTCTAAGAGATTAAGGCTTGGTAGAGATTTAATTATACGTTTTAGAGATGTTAATCGGGTTTTGTGGAAATTTCaagacttagtttaattttggatggttttataatatcataaatgcatgttttagttagattattgaataatttacgGTGTACTGTTGCTTGATAGCACGGTGATTGATAACATGGTGTGTGAGGCATGATGTTTACACTAACCATGGTCTAAATGAAGCTTCCATGGAGTGATTTACTAGCGACTAAGGTACGTCACTTGTTTGAATTAATCAGTGGgtgatatgcatgaaattgaatgtttaattctatttaattgagGTTTAATTAGTGTTAATAATTGTAGTTAAATCAGATTTAATTGGCcattaaaatactcaaaatcgggtttaaaatcaaaattttcacataaaaaaGAACTACAATGGACTATTGGGAGTTTGAATTCTGGTCTTTTAAATTGGTTCTCTAGTccatttaaattacaaattagtcttaTAACTTGGTAAGTCTAATTAGAGCCTTAAATGATAAGgaaacttgataaaattttaggattagacttgtaattgataaaatttattagaaacacactcaatttaatattcgGTATGGTACTAATAGTTTGAAAttgttatgatttagtccttaatgataaaacttgaattagacatagaaaataaactcggattaagctgaaatttttagggcttatttaaattgattaaaagagGGTTGGTAAGCGTATAGATCTAAATTCAAGTTAGTTTAACTATAGGtgataaaatgacaaaaatgctcttaggttaaattacttataaaaagtttaaaattggttcacaaattgcttcaacattaataaataactaataaatggataagattgaggtgttataaggtcggGGTGTGTCTTGGGAGGTCGTTAGTCggagagtcacttaggtggctaatgtaacaCTTCGAATTTGAGCTAGTCCGTCCCGCTcaagtttggggtgtcacaGGGACTATATAAGTAAGTCAATAATTGCAAAATTAgttattaacaatttggtaagtAATAAGATTTGGTTGTGAGGATTTAATTAAGGAATTAAACTAAGTATACAACgcaaattaaaatgttaacaCAAAATGTAAGCAACAAATACTAACAAAAGTTTTAATCACAATGACATGAAGGTCTAGAATAATTATTTTcccttaacttagaattatttaaaacaatgcCAAAGAATGTTACGATGATCTCGTGGCAAATTGGTAATTTACTAACCCAAAATCTACAAGTTGTAGGTTGATTGTGACTGTTTAaccttttagtttcttttacacATGTCTATGTCTAATTAACTTCAAGGTTACATATTCAAGCATCATACTTAAAGGTTATGCAAGGTAACAACATTTCTCGATATTATTACTAATTCGATTATTAAGAAATCAAACATGTACCATTCAAGTAGTATGCCcattaattatcatcttttcagATCGATCAATAAAGTAATTCATAATTACCCATGTTATTGATGCATTAAAAAGCGTGATCATGATAATACTTGAATGAGTAAAGTACCAAATAAACAGAACATCTTCAGCAAAGCATTAATAACTAAAACTAAGGAATCATAATTATTCTagcatcaataaaattaagccataataattaaattaaaaaataaggaaataagtTGCAATCATGTTTATCAGCACAAAAGAAAGTAATAGACAAAGGAAGGAAAACTGGAAAGCCGATCTCGATGGTTCTCCGTGGCACTTGTCACGATTCTCCTTCtcctctctctttctttttgtgTCACTCTGAGCACTAATGCTCTCAAGTTTTGCTAACTTCTCTTCTCTCAACTTTGTCTATTGCTGGCTCACTTTCTTGTGTTGTGTAATGTCTTTTCCCTCAAGCATATGCCCCATTTTATACTAGTTTGAGCCCCCTTGAATCCTTCTATTTTTGGCGTCACCCCCCTGATTTTGTCTCATGTAGGTTGATGGTTTCTTGATTTGGGAGAGAGGTTGCTTGATTTTCTCTACGGCTGATTTGgtggttgttttatttttgcttttccaCAGTAGACTAAGTCTTTCTTGTGCGTGTTGGAGTTGGCTAACTGTGCAACAGTTCGCACAGATGGCGAGCTAGAAAATGGCAAGCTGACATTGCAAGCTGTGGACTGCAAGCTTCATTCCTGCTAATAGTGAATGTGCCACAACTCACATATCTGGCGAACTGCCAGATTGCGAGTTGAGAACAGTAAAGTGTGAGCTACGTGTATACGACATGTGAATTGCGAGCTACATTCCAGTAAGCAGTGCTTGCAACCTTAGAACTATGGACTGCATGCTGCGAGCTACCTTTCGCGAGCTGTGTACTGCGAGCTTGTGAACTAAGATGCTTCGAACTGATAGCTGTGAGCTGGTGAAGTGCAAGCTATACATGCGTGCTGGTGAAGTGCAAGTTACACGTGCGAGCTACGCTCGCATCAGCGAGGTAATAACTACGAGCTGTATTTAAGCTAGCTATGAACTGTGATGCATGCGAGCTTGTACCGCGAGATGCAATGTGTGCGATCTGTCTCCAAGCAATGCATGCGATCTGCAAACAGGGGGCTTGCAGAATGGTGAAGTACGAGCTGAAGAGCTGCGAGCTCCATGTTGCGACATTAGCATGTGAACAATGATGAAGAAATCATGTGTTTAGCATAtaaatcaaccaaaataacaaatttgccctattattatttaacaaaatagaatttataataaaaactattaaatttgCTATTACCCTCTCATAAGTTGCATGAATTATTAGTCTAAAAATACCTAAGGTAACTCTATATTCTAGAGTTATTAGTATACAATTATAATAACTAGTGATTCAaacataaattctaaaaaacatatataattttgatcaaaattttgcaatattgTTTGAATCAGATTTGACTGGCTAGATTGAGGTATCGATCCAAATAAAAGAGATTAGACTAGTTGACCCTCGAATCGATATGGACCGATTGAACGAGCTACAAAATTAATTGAACCGATATATTTAatcaaagtgaataaattaattaaaccgaAAATCGATGATCTAATCAATTCGACCATGGATCTTGTTctctaaatcttaaatttttatttgcttatcaaactttaaaactctttttaattttaataatattttttaaagaattcaaGGTGAGAATCTTTTGACCAAaggtaataattaaaatactcaAATAACTTTAGTTAATTACGATAAATTAAGCTTTGGTGAACTAAGAGAacgtatattttaaaatattttagatcaatatttatatattctataattaaatttaaataaaaaattcattttggaCTGAACTGTATTGGCATGATAGTGAAAAATAGTTTGTCCAAGATTTATAATGgacttgtttctaataatttgtttttctcatgaatttttatttattttttgatataatgtcTACTTTTACTTATAAATTCTTCAAATCTTTAAAGTAAAGGCAAATATGTGCTTAATCATATCCTCTTAATTATTGTAATGACAACAGCgtgaattaattaagttaatactTGATTATTATTTCATCATTACTCAtttgcattaaaaaaatataaaacatcatACATGTATAGAAATAAAGCACATTATACTTAAAAGAATACATTTTCCaactttaaagtttaaaaaaataatcagcCACATAGGAGTAGGTAGAGGTGTCCATGgtgcccggcccgacggcccgcccgaaatatgggagggttcgggtaaaaatataggctcgaaatatgggtttgggcaaaaaacgaggcccgtttagaaaacaggcCGGGCCtcaggcaccacttttttggccccggcccggcccgaatttaataaaaatatatttttattttcattttttaatttttaatttttaattttaaaatactttttttattttttaaattatttttagtgtttattaaaaatgggccaggccgggctgggctcgggcttaggaTTTTATTCCCGGGTCAGGCCCATAGACACCTCTAGGAGTAGGTAGAGGActggaaattaaaataaaataaaatatataaaataagctTTATGGTACGTAGATGCAAACGTTATTAAGGTGAAAATCAGGACAAGATATTCACGTGAAtctaaacataattatttttattgtcgACCTTATACATGAACGTTATCTAGTTGTAAAGaatcttaataaattaagaatatCTATTTGGTTGCACTTAGAcacttccattttatttttattgggaGAATTAACggaaaaatggacaaattaaaaataaataaatttcactaatagtcacctaactattaatatttttttctattcatccaacttacaaaatggtcacttaaatattagtaaattgctttttggtcactcaactatgacAATTGCAAAATGATCAcccatttattcaattttatctttttggtCACCAACTAACTAATAgtgacaacttttaaaattgatataataataattttaacccttaacatttatacattgtgtcaatttagtcttgaccCTAAAAAAtctaaccctcaacatttacagaTTGTGCAGTTTGATCATTTTTGtagttttgcttttctttgtgtCCCTTTCAACtaaacaactaaaaaaattatcaactatatttgttgggaaatattcaaaaatgaaatcaccccaaaattcaagataataattttaatattttctcatatattgttttaaaattaaccctcaatgtcacaaagaaaagtaaaattgtaaaaataaatatcaaattacacaatgtgtaaatgttgaggttaattttttagaatcaaaattaaattgacataatttataaatgttgaggttaaagttacaattatgtcaattttaaaagttgccaTTGTTATCCTGCTAGTGACCAAGaatgacaaaattgaatagttgtgTGACCATTTTATATCCTTTCATAATTAGATGACCggaaaaaattactaataattagataaccattttataatatttcttaatttaataataattttttaataacaattaaatgaatactaatataatttaacctaaaaaatcCAATCAAACCCAACTTCATTAAAAGTTTATATCTACACGTGCTATTCGGTATGTGAATTATTTGTATCATTGCAGACTTTTCATTGTATAGAaagacaaattttatataaccATTATATTAGCCTTTCATTTGCTGCATTTTTCATACAATTATTCTGAAAGTGGGATATGTactaatatattttcttaaatcttgTGGGGTATAAAATTAATACTTGTAGGTAAAATACAACAATGTCATAATATGTTTATATAGTTCAGTTTTTCTATATCTGCGGAGTTTTACTTAGAGAgaatattcatcattttaaacaGTAATTTTCAAGctctaatatataaatatctccCCTTTAAGTTTTTCCACACAAACCAAGTCACACACTTAATTATTTCACTCAATGCACTCAAATAAACGCTCCACAATGAACAATATAAAGTACTTCTCAGTTCAATACATTACCTATACAAGTCtcctcaatatataaatatttgagacttgctaacatactaCATCTTTTACAATCAATCTTCCCTTGAAACACAAAggataatatgtaaaaaaatatctttaagaTACTTAGGATAAGTCCTAAACTTTTTTAATGgttgagttaatttttttaataattatgggttaccttatttgttttatttaaggGTAATTATATTCGGTCGCACATGGTATTTATGTAAACCCTTTCGAATTGAAATTTGGTCTAAATGTTGGAGAAGAATTACATTTTCAATCCAATTCGAATACTCTATAAGTAGGTTTCAAGTCTTCCATTATTGTTTACATAGGAAGACGGAAGCAAAGATGAGTTCAGAAACTGCGGTTAGGCTCCCGGTCATAGATTTTTCAAAACAAGAGCTGAAGCCAGGCAGTCCTGAGTGGGATTTGGTGAAATTCCAAGTCCGGGAAGCACTGGAGGAGTACGGTTGTTTCGAGGCTTTGTTTGACCAAGTCCTGAAGCTTCGACACGCAGTCTTTGGAGCCATGGAAGAGCTGTTTGACCTGCCTTTACAAACCAAAAAGCTCTATGTTTCAAGCAAGCTATTTCGAGGCTATTCTAGGGACGCATCAGGACTGCATGAAAACATGGCCATTGATGATGCACATATTCCTGAAAACATTGAATCAGACCTCACTAACATCTTGTGGCCTCAAGGAAACAAAAGCTTCAGGTTTAGAATAATAACTCTTTggatttctttcatttttttttttttaagttctaCATTGAACTCTTACTTTTGGTAGAGACTTTCTAATTTTCAGGAAAATTTGACGGTAAAATTgtcttatttattcattttgaattaaaatattttggttttactAATCAACTGCACTGGGTTTGACAGTGAAACTCTGGTATCTTTCACACAGCTAGCATCAGGATTAGAGAAGACAATTAGGAGGATGATTTTGGAGACTTTTGGTGTGGAGAAATATGTGGATGAGTTCATTGACTCCACAAATTATATTCTCAAGGTCATGAAATATGAAGGGTCTCAAAGCAGCAAGCCAAGCCTTAGGGCTCACTCGGATCAAAATCTGGTGACCCTTTTGTATCAAAATGAGGTTAATGGATTAGAGATTCAAAACAAAGATGGTGAATGGATCAATGTAAAACCATCACCTAACACTTTCTTTGTTATGACTGGAGAGTCCCTCAGCGTAAGTcacataatataaaactaaaaatgaatggatagagagaaaataaagttatacaatttaataattacttGTATACAtagattataaattttacagTGGAAATAATATTATTGCAGGTATGGTTAAATGGTGGATTGTCTTCTACTTATCATCGCGTCACGATGAAGGAGAGCAAGGCAAGGTATTGCGTGGGATTGTTTGCAACGCCTAGAGGAGGGTACCAAGTAAAGGCTCCAAAAGAGCTTGTGGATGACAAAAATGGCTTACTCTTCAAACCCTTTGACTACGAAGAATTTTTGGGATTTTACTCTATCCACGCCGCTCGAGGAGCTCTTGAGTCTGGTCTTAAGGCTTATTGCAGTGTCTAAGATTTTACAATCAATAATTTATGTGAAACAATAAATTTTGCTATCAAAACTTGGAAACAAAGTTTCTGAACCTTGAGGCTTATCCCATAGtgttttacttcaattttttttattagtagtggtactttgattttttctttttaaatacaaattttatagGCTTATAAATTTGTTGAAGCTTGATGGTTCTGGGTGAAGAAGacgaagaaaaaatgaaaataaaaatatctttgtcttttaatttaattataaatacttttttcaaaaattttaaaaataccacATGTCAAAATATCATTGGCTcagataaattttttaatagaacaAAGGATTGAACCAAAAGTGATAATGAAATCAATGCTCAAGTAACTACGAGGAAAAATGCTATAGCTTAAGggtaaatatttcatttaagcTTATCTTAACTAGGCTGATTGACAATCAACCCATATTACactttatttatgtatgcaataaaaatattaatgtatgtacgaaaattaaaaataaaaaatggttttaagtttttctaaataaatagCACGTTACTTTAACACCCTAATCTATCTTATTAACATTCATAAAAGTTCCTATGAATCTTTACTACTATTTAAGATCACTAGGTAATGTTTGGTTCAATATAATAGCTATACCATTACAAGTCTATTCTGCAGGCCCACACAAACAGCTGTTTGGTTCAATAGAATGCCCGATTACGGGTGTACTCCATTCCGGGCTTATGCAGGAAAATTTGTTGGTTCAATagaatgttttatattattccatctgttaattatttagaaaaatgacATGAgcaattgtaaatgaaaagttCTATAAACTTGAAtagtttgattttgaattaaatttcatgcatgtttatgatgatgg includes the following:
- the LOC105787170 gene encoding probable 2-oxoglutarate-dependent dioxygenase AOP1 — protein: MSSETAVRLPVIDFSKQELKPGSPEWDLVKFQVREALEEYGCFEALFDQVLKLRHAVFGAMEELFDLPLQTKKLYVSSKLFRGYSRDASGLHENMAIDDAHIPENIESDLTNILWPQGNKSFSETLVSFTQLASGLEKTIRRMILETFGVEKYVDEFIDSTNYILKVMKYEGSQSSKPSLRAHSDQNLVTLLYQNEVNGLEIQNKDGEWINVKPSPNTFFVMTGESLSVWLNGGLSSTYHRVTMKESKARYCVGLFATPRGGYQVKAPKELVDDKNGLLFKPFDYEEFLGFYSIHAARGALESGLKAYCSV